In Arthrobacter burdickii, one DNA window encodes the following:
- a CDS encoding carbohydrate ABC transporter permease: MATTTAPTSSHRAEAPHQVKHRPDRNYRRKQRWGWLFVAPFALIFLTFLILPLVYAFRMSLFTSTLATGNRFVGGDNYIKAFSDPIFLQGLGTVAKFALIMIPAQMLVALVAALVLDNLTTWASKFSRLMIFIPYAVPVVIGALMWGFLYSPRFGPASSIFGIFGLAAPEFLAQDNIFGSLVNIVTWQWAGYYMIIIYAALRGIDPGIYEAAVLDGASDRQIALRIKVPMISSSLVMVVIFALIGTLQFFTEPQVLRGVAQGAIPTSYTPNMYAFSLAFSYSQFNYASAISFALGIVVFVFSFFFLFLTRKQSGLK; encoded by the coding sequence ATGGCCACGACCACCGCGCCGACGTCGTCACACCGCGCCGAGGCACCCCACCAGGTCAAGCACCGCCCGGACAGGAACTACCGGCGCAAGCAGCGCTGGGGATGGCTGTTCGTGGCGCCCTTCGCCCTCATCTTCCTGACCTTCCTCATCCTTCCCCTGGTCTATGCCTTCCGGATGAGCCTGTTCACCAGCACCCTCGCGACCGGCAACAGGTTCGTCGGCGGAGACAACTACATCAAGGCGTTCTCCGATCCGATCTTCCTCCAGGGCCTCGGCACCGTGGCGAAGTTCGCCCTGATCATGATCCCGGCCCAGATGCTCGTGGCACTCGTCGCGGCCCTCGTCCTCGACAACCTGACCACGTGGGCCTCGAAGTTCTCCCGCCTGATGATCTTCATCCCCTATGCGGTGCCGGTCGTCATCGGCGCCCTGATGTGGGGCTTCCTCTACAGCCCCCGCTTCGGCCCGGCGAGCAGCATCTTCGGCATCTTCGGACTCGCCGCACCGGAATTCCTGGCGCAGGACAACATCTTCGGCAGCCTCGTGAACATCGTCACCTGGCAGTGGGCCGGCTACTACATGATCATCATCTACGCCGCCCTGCGCGGCATCGACCCCGGGATCTACGAGGCGGCGGTGCTCGACGGCGCCTCCGACCGGCAGATCGCCCTGCGGATCAAGGTCCCGATGATCTCGTCCTCCCTGGTCATGGTGGTCATCTTCGCCCTGATCGGCACCCTGCAGTTCTTCACCGAGCCCCAGGTGCTGAGGGGTGTGGCGCAGGGCGCCATCCCGACCTCCTACACGCCGAACATGTACGCGTTCTCCCTGGCGTTCTCCTACAGCCAGTTCAACTACGCCTCCGCCATCTCCTTCGCCCTCGGCATCGTCGTGTTCGTCTTCTCCTTCTTCTTCCTCTTCCTGACCCGCAAGCAGAGCGGACTGAAATAA
- a CDS encoding carbohydrate ABC transporter permease yields the protein MALVTDTPQQQDSGRKVRGSASRNRARNGGPRVGSHIFLLILVIYFITPIWWLTVASTKDTAGLFGGSGGPLWFDSEFHFFSNLQGLFERQDGIYWRWLGNSFLYAISGGVGATILAVLAGYGFAKYNFRGRGAFFGILLGAVMVPLTALVIPTFVLLSSAGLVNTIWAVILPSLLSPFGVYLMRVFAQEAVPDELLDAARIDGAGEIRTFFQIALPLLRPAIVTVLLLSVVGTWNNFFLPLAVLSDPLLLPVTVGLNGWQALSNAGSGGEALWNLITTGAFISIIPLIIAFLSLQKYWQGGLSLGSLK from the coding sequence ATGGCACTCGTCACAGACACCCCCCAACAGCAGGACAGCGGGCGCAAGGTCCGCGGATCGGCCTCCCGCAACCGGGCACGCAACGGTGGTCCGCGCGTCGGCTCCCACATCTTCCTGCTCATCCTCGTCATCTACTTCATCACCCCCATCTGGTGGCTGACGGTCGCGAGCACCAAGGACACCGCCGGCCTGTTCGGAGGATCGGGCGGACCGCTCTGGTTCGACAGCGAGTTCCACTTCTTCAGCAACCTGCAGGGCCTGTTCGAGCGGCAGGACGGCATCTACTGGCGCTGGCTGGGCAACTCGTTCCTCTACGCGATCTCCGGCGGGGTGGGTGCGACCATCCTGGCGGTCCTCGCGGGCTACGGCTTCGCCAAGTACAACTTCCGCGGCAGGGGTGCCTTCTTCGGTATCCTGCTCGGCGCGGTCATGGTGCCGCTCACGGCGCTGGTGATCCCGACCTTCGTCCTCCTGAGCTCGGCGGGACTGGTGAACACCATCTGGGCCGTCATCCTGCCGTCGCTGCTCAGCCCCTTCGGTGTCTACCTCATGCGGGTCTTTGCGCAGGAGGCGGTGCCCGACGAACTCCTCGACGCCGCACGGATCGACGGCGCGGGCGAGATCCGCACGTTCTTCCAGATCGCGCTTCCGCTGCTGCGCCCGGCGATCGTGACGGTGCTCCTGTTGTCCGTCGTCGGGACCTGGAACAACTTCTTCCTGCCGCTCGCGGTCCTCAGCGACCCGCTGCTGCTGCCCGTCACGGTCGGCCTCAACGGCTGGCAGGCCCTCTCCAATGCCGGCAGCGGGGGCGAGGCGCTGTGGAACCTGATCACCACGGGTGCCTTCATCTCGATCATCCCGCTGATCATCGCCTTCCTCTCCCTCCAGAAGTACTGGCAGGGCGGGTTGTCGCTGGGCTCGCTCAAGTAG
- a CDS encoding alpha-N-arabinofuranosidase, which translates to MQNARLTLDPHFTVGPINRNIFGGFVEHLGRHVYDGIYEPGHATADDEGFRQDVIELVKEMGVSTIRYPGGNFVSGFRWEDSVGPREERPTRLDLAWHSTETNQVGMHEFASWLQKVDSDLMLAVNLGTRGTPEALELLEYSNLPKGTALADQRMANGRPDPFEVKIWCLGNEMDGPWQLGHRSAEDYGKLAAITARAMRQLDPSIELVACGSSSAHMPTFGEWERVVLSHTYDVVDYISCHAYYEEKNGDLGSFLASAVDMDSFIESVVATADHVKAVRGSSKTINISFDEWNVWYISRFENVDKIEGLDNWPVAPRLLEDCYSVADAVVFGNLMISLLKHADRVTSASLAQLVNVIAPIMTEPGGPAWRQTTFFPFAITSKLAQGSVLELKLDAGTYQTSEYGVVSLVDAVATHDDATGATAVFLVNRSQTEETTVTIDIAALDGFTTVDAQSLYDTDVYAKNTLEEPERVTMKTNTSAKLDGSAVTITLPPVSWTAVSLA; encoded by the coding sequence ATGCAGAACGCACGCCTCACGCTCGACCCCCATTTCACGGTCGGGCCCATCAACCGCAACATCTTCGGCGGGTTCGTCGAACACCTCGGCCGCCACGTCTACGACGGCATCTACGAGCCCGGCCATGCGACCGCCGACGACGAGGGCTTCCGCCAGGACGTCATCGAGCTCGTGAAGGAGATGGGCGTCTCGACCATCCGCTATCCCGGAGGAAACTTCGTCTCCGGCTTCCGCTGGGAGGACAGCGTGGGGCCGCGCGAGGAGCGCCCCACCCGCCTCGACCTCGCCTGGCACTCCACGGAGACCAACCAGGTGGGCATGCACGAGTTCGCCTCGTGGCTGCAGAAGGTCGACAGCGACCTCATGCTGGCCGTGAACCTCGGCACGCGCGGCACCCCCGAGGCCCTCGAGCTCCTCGAGTACTCCAACCTGCCCAAGGGCACCGCACTCGCCGACCAGCGCATGGCCAACGGCCGTCCCGACCCGTTCGAGGTCAAGATCTGGTGCCTGGGCAATGAGATGGATGGTCCGTGGCAGCTCGGCCACCGTTCCGCCGAGGACTACGGCAAGCTGGCCGCCATCACGGCCCGGGCGATGCGCCAGCTCGATCCGTCCATCGAACTCGTGGCCTGCGGCTCCTCCAGCGCCCACATGCCGACGTTCGGTGAATGGGAGCGCGTCGTGCTCTCGCACACGTACGACGTGGTGGACTACATCTCCTGCCACGCCTACTACGAGGAGAAGAACGGCGACCTCGGGTCGTTCCTCGCCTCCGCCGTCGACATGGACTCCTTCATCGAGTCCGTGGTCGCCACCGCGGACCACGTGAAGGCGGTCCGCGGCAGCTCGAAGACCATCAACATCTCCTTCGACGAGTGGAACGTCTGGTACATCAGCCGCTTCGAGAACGTCGACAAGATCGAGGGCCTCGACAACTGGCCCGTGGCACCGCGCCTGCTCGAGGACTGCTACTCGGTCGCGGACGCCGTCGTGTTCGGCAACCTGATGATCTCCCTGCTCAAGCACGCGGATCGGGTCACCTCGGCGTCGCTGGCACAGCTCGTCAACGTGATCGCCCCGATCATGACGGAGCCGGGTGGGCCCGCCTGGCGCCAGACCACGTTCTTCCCCTTCGCCATCACCTCGAAGCTCGCGCAGGGTTCGGTGCTCGAGCTCAAGCTCGACGCCGGCACGTACCAGACCAGCGAGTACGGCGTCGTGTCGCTCGTGGACGCCGTGGCGACGCACGACGACGCGACGGGCGCGACCGCCGTCTTCCTCGTCAACCGTTCGCAGACCGAGGAGACGACCGTGACGATCGACATCGCGGCGCTCGACGGGTTCACCACCGTGGACGCCCAGTCGCTGTACGATACGGACGTATATGCCAAGAACACCCTCGAGGAGCCCGAGCGCGTGACCATGAAGACCAACACCTCAGCGAAGCTCGACGGCAGCGCCGTCACCATCACGCTTCCCCCCGTGTCGTGGACGGCCGTATCCCTCGCATGA
- a CDS encoding aldose 1-epimerase family protein, producing MSSSEYRIEGGGYTAVVLGLGAAVRELTYEGRPLVVGFGAHEEMPNFRGAFVAPWPNRIEDGRYSFDGSSHELPINEPERGTALHGLVFDIPWTLVEHTESAVTLGCTIEPTEAYPFTVALHARFGVGAEGFRTDITALNTGSRRAPYGVCPHPYLVAGPSPLDAWVLELPAATVLTVTPDRLLPVAKEPVAGTPFDFRVAHALGDVQIDHAFTDLTRDDAGRATVRVTDPASGTGTAMVWDDTCPWVQIHTADLPKKPESTRLGLAVEPMTCPPGAFTTGEDLVVLHPGETHHTGWTITAL from the coding sequence ATGAGCTCTTCCGAATACAGGATCGAGGGCGGCGGCTACACGGCCGTCGTCCTCGGTCTCGGTGCCGCTGTCCGGGAACTGACCTATGAGGGGCGGCCGCTCGTGGTCGGCTTCGGCGCCCACGAGGAGATGCCCAATTTTCGGGGCGCCTTCGTCGCGCCGTGGCCGAACCGCATCGAGGACGGGCGCTACTCGTTCGACGGCTCCTCCCACGAGCTGCCGATCAACGAGCCCGAGCGCGGCACGGCCCTCCACGGTCTCGTGTTCGACATCCCCTGGACCCTCGTCGAGCACACGGAATCCGCCGTGACGCTGGGGTGCACCATCGAGCCGACGGAGGCGTACCCCTTCACGGTGGCGCTGCACGCACGCTTCGGCGTCGGAGCGGAGGGTTTCCGGACGGACATCACCGCCCTCAACACGGGATCGCGGCGAGCGCCCTACGGGGTCTGCCCCCATCCGTACCTCGTCGCCGGTCCCTCACCGCTCGACGCGTGGGTCCTCGAACTGCCCGCCGCTACGGTCCTCACCGTCACTCCCGATCGCCTGCTGCCCGTGGCCAAGGAGCCCGTCGCCGGCACTCCGTTCGATTTCCGGGTGGCCCACGCGCTGGGTGACGTGCAGATCGACCACGCCTTCACCGACCTGACGCGCGACGACGCCGGCCGGGCCACAGTGCGAGTCACCGATCCGGCGTCCGGGACCGGGACCGCCATGGTGTGGGACGACACCTGCCCCTGGGTGCAGATCCACACCGCGGACCTCCCGAAGAAGCCCGAGAGCACACGGCTCGGACTCGCCGTGGAACCCATGACGTGCCCGCCCGGGGCCTTCACCACCGGCGAGGACCTCGTGGTCCTCCACCCGGGGGAGACCCACCACACGGGCTGGACCATCACCGCCCTGTAG
- a CDS encoding NAD-dependent epimerase/dehydratase family protein yields the protein MRRVLILGGTAWLGRELATQLVDGGDDVTCLARGRSGPPPPGVVFVAADRTAGAAYDAVRTTDWDEVIELSWDIGHVRNALNALAGRATHWTLISSCSVYAPDTEAGADESAVLVQANADDDYAQAKVLCEQSSTAAVGDRLLILRAGLIAGPGDGSDRFGYWVSRCALAGNEDVLAPTLAGRHVQVIDVRDLAAWTLRGGRDGVRGAINAVGNEHTFEDVIAQARSVAGHTGTVVEAAPNWLAEQGVAYWSGPRSLPLWLPDGFEGFSRRSNAAFRAAGGALRSLRGTLRDTLDDERARGLERNRRAGLSRAEEGELLGELRDRPDDGG from the coding sequence ATGAGAAGAGTCCTGATCCTCGGCGGTACCGCGTGGCTCGGCCGGGAACTGGCCACCCAGCTCGTGGACGGCGGCGACGACGTCACGTGCCTGGCCCGCGGCAGGTCGGGCCCGCCACCGCCCGGTGTGGTCTTCGTCGCGGCGGACCGGACCGCAGGGGCAGCCTACGACGCCGTCCGCACCACGGACTGGGACGAGGTCATCGAGCTCTCCTGGGACATCGGGCATGTCAGAAATGCCCTCAATGCCCTCGCCGGACGGGCGACTCACTGGACGCTCATCTCCTCCTGCTCCGTGTACGCGCCCGATACCGAGGCCGGAGCGGACGAGTCGGCGGTGCTGGTGCAGGCGAACGCCGATGACGATTACGCGCAGGCCAAGGTGCTGTGCGAGCAGTCCTCGACGGCAGCCGTCGGCGACCGCCTGCTGATCCTCCGCGCCGGCCTGATCGCAGGACCGGGGGACGGCAGCGACCGCTTCGGCTACTGGGTCTCGCGGTGCGCCCTCGCAGGGAACGAGGACGTGCTCGCGCCCACCCTCGCCGGCCGCCACGTCCAGGTCATCGATGTGCGCGACCTCGCGGCGTGGACCCTCCGCGGCGGGCGGGACGGCGTCCGAGGAGCGATCAATGCCGTCGGAAACGAGCACACCTTCGAGGACGTGATCGCCCAGGCACGCTCGGTAGCCGGGCACACCGGCACCGTCGTCGAGGCCGCCCCGAATTGGCTGGCGGAGCAGGGCGTCGCCTACTGGTCCGGTCCGCGGTCGCTGCCGCTCTGGCTTCCCGACGGCTTCGAAGGCTTCTCCCGGCGCAGCAATGCAGCCTTCCGTGCAGCGGGCGGAGCGCTCCGGAGCCTGCGCGGAACGCTGCGGGACACGCTCGACGACGAACGCGCGCGGGGGCTCGAGCGCAATCGCAGGGCCGGGCTGTCCCGGGCCGAGGAAGGAGAGCTCCTGGGAGAACTGCGGGACCGCCCCGACGACGGCGGGTAG
- a CDS encoding DUF1801 domain-containing protein, which translates to MAGAPDPRIDDYIAALPPWQQDICRAVRRLVHDADPEVEETIKRTRQPYFVLQGNVCALLATKDHVNVFLYDGGLAPDPRGIITGGHTNSTGRTIAVYQDRPLDEDALREIFRAIIAANREGGWRSIKKRASLGE; encoded by the coding sequence ATGGCCGGAGCACCCGATCCCCGGATCGACGACTACATCGCCGCGCTGCCTCCCTGGCAGCAGGACATCTGCCGGGCCGTCCGCCGCCTCGTGCACGACGCGGATCCGGAGGTCGAGGAGACGATCAAGCGCACGCGCCAGCCCTACTTCGTCCTCCAGGGGAACGTGTGTGCCCTCCTCGCCACCAAGGACCACGTCAACGTGTTCCTGTACGACGGGGGCCTCGCGCCCGATCCCCGGGGAATCATCACGGGAGGCCACACCAACTCCACGGGGCGGACCATCGCCGTGTACCAGGACCGGCCGCTCGACGAGGATGCCCTGCGCGAGATCTTCCGGGCGATCATCGCCGCCAACCGCGAGGGCGGTTGGCGCAGTATCAAGAAGCGTGCAAGCCTAGGCGAATGA
- a CDS encoding dienelactone hydrolase family protein, whose protein sequence is MSSFQDIATASGALSAYVARPDGPVKGGLILIHEVWGLVAHTRDVADRFAREGYVVVAPDLLADHGITEQNTAGIGEAIAGPDAEARNRAQPKLRALLAPLQNAEFAALTIGRVQACFDFLYDDADVRGRVAITGFCFGGTYSFSLAVHEPRLLACVPFYGHAHFSGEELARIKAPVLAFYGQDDHALITALPALDAAMADAGVDFTARVYPGAGHAFFNDSNRFAYRPDAAADAWALTLDFLARNVA, encoded by the coding sequence ATGAGCTCATTCCAGGACATCGCGACGGCGTCCGGCGCGCTGTCCGCCTACGTCGCGCGGCCCGACGGTCCCGTGAAGGGCGGTCTCATCCTCATCCACGAAGTGTGGGGGCTCGTCGCTCATACGCGGGATGTGGCAGACCGGTTCGCGCGGGAGGGCTACGTCGTCGTGGCACCCGACCTGCTCGCCGACCACGGCATCACCGAGCAGAACACCGCGGGGATCGGTGAGGCGATCGCCGGCCCGGACGCGGAGGCACGCAACCGGGCCCAGCCGAAGCTCCGGGCCCTCCTGGCGCCGCTGCAGAACGCCGAGTTCGCTGCGCTCACCATCGGGCGCGTCCAGGCCTGCTTCGACTTCCTGTACGACGACGCGGACGTGCGCGGACGCGTGGCCATCACCGGCTTCTGCTTCGGCGGCACGTACAGCTTCTCGCTCGCCGTGCACGAGCCGAGGCTCCTCGCCTGTGTGCCCTTCTACGGCCATGCCCACTTCTCCGGCGAGGAACTCGCCCGCATCAAGGCACCTGTCCTGGCCTTCTACGGCCAGGACGACCACGCGCTCATCACCGCGCTGCCGGCCCTCGACGCGGCGATGGCGGATGCCGGCGTGGACTTCACGGCCAGGGTCTACCCGGGTGCCGGCCACGCCTTCTTCAACGACTCGAACCGTTTCGCATACCGGCCCGACGCGGCCGCGGACGCGTGGGCCCTGACCCTGGACTTCCTCGCGCGGAACGTTGCCTGA
- a CDS encoding fluoride efflux transporter FluC, whose product MPSQDQSAPPYVRPAYLGLVFLGGMGGTLARFGLAAALPTPGGLPLGIFLINIAGAFALGLLLEALARRGADHGRRRALRLLLGTGFLGGFTTYSALAVDSALLLGAGRAVEGVAYLAVSVLVGLGATAVGIAVGSRTPSRAASDSAP is encoded by the coding sequence GTGCCGAGCCAGGACCAGAGCGCGCCACCGTACGTCCGGCCCGCCTACCTCGGCCTCGTCTTCCTCGGAGGCATGGGAGGAACCCTTGCCCGTTTCGGCCTCGCGGCGGCACTCCCTACTCCCGGGGGGCTCCCGCTCGGGATATTCCTGATCAATATCGCGGGTGCCTTCGCCCTCGGCCTCCTCCTCGAGGCCCTTGCGCGGCGCGGCGCCGACCACGGGCGCCGTCGTGCCCTGCGGTTGCTCCTGGGCACGGGCTTCCTCGGCGGCTTCACCACGTACAGTGCGCTCGCCGTCGACTCCGCGCTCCTCCTCGGGGCCGGTCGGGCGGTCGAGGGTGTCGCCTACCTCGCGGTCTCCGTGCTGGTGGGGCTCGGCGCGACGGCGGTGGGTATCGCCGTCGGGAGCCGTACCCCTTCGCGGGCGGCATCGGACAGTGCTCCGTGA
- the crcB gene encoding fluoride efflux transporter CrcB translates to MSVVSVLALGIAGGLGSVARFVLDGAIRSRLRGPVPVGTMAINISGSLLLGFLTGLVLASALPPAWTLVCGTGFLGGYTTFSTASTETVRLIQAGRVRAALVSGAGTAGAALAAAGLGLSVGLLLA, encoded by the coding sequence GTGAGCGTGGTATCCGTGCTGGCGCTCGGCATCGCGGGCGGCCTCGGGTCGGTCGCGCGCTTCGTGCTCGACGGCGCCATCCGGTCGCGCCTCCGGGGTCCCGTCCCGGTCGGCACCATGGCGATCAACATCAGCGGATCCCTCCTGCTCGGATTCCTCACCGGGCTCGTCCTCGCGTCGGCCCTCCCGCCCGCATGGACCCTCGTCTGCGGGACGGGCTTCCTCGGCGGATACACGACCTTCAGCACGGCGAGCACCGAAACGGTGCGCCTCATCCAGGCCGGCCGCGTCCGCGCAGCCCTGGTGTCCGGTGCCGGGACCGCGGGAGCGGCGCTCGCCGCGGCGGGCCTCGGCCTGTCGGTAGGCCTCCTGCTCGCCTGA
- a CDS encoding MFS transporter, translated as MPQETFDLRSIALGAYGPSLLYGVATGAILPVIALTARDLGADVATAALVITLSGVGSLLANVPATLIATRFGERKALVGAALWCAAAMFLALWAPALPVFAAAVLMVGMAGAVFGLARQSYLTEAVPVYFRARALSTLGGVTRIGVFIGPFAAALAMSARGLDGAYWVGGAASLAAAALSWRVPELEAGRHGPAARTLLGAAPPSAPTVRSVLRSHARIFATVGIGVLLIAAVRATRQAVLPLWAEDIGLDASATALIYGLSGAIDMLIFYPSGKVMDIKGRRWIAVPCMLIMGTALALLPTTGEAVGLLLVALLIGFGNGIGSGIVMTLGADFSPSPGRPQFLGIWRLLTDAGTMGGPALLSLVTALATLSVGIWATAALGFLGAAVLWYWIPRAAPGTVGAAAHR; from the coding sequence GTGCCCCAGGAAACCTTCGACCTCCGCTCGATCGCCCTGGGAGCGTATGGTCCCTCGCTGCTGTACGGGGTCGCGACCGGCGCCATCCTCCCGGTCATCGCCCTGACCGCACGGGACCTCGGCGCCGACGTCGCCACGGCGGCCCTGGTCATCACGCTCTCCGGCGTCGGATCCCTCCTCGCCAACGTCCCGGCCACCCTGATCGCCACCCGGTTCGGCGAGCGGAAAGCACTCGTGGGTGCCGCCCTCTGGTGTGCCGCGGCGATGTTCCTGGCGCTGTGGGCACCTGCACTGCCGGTCTTCGCGGCAGCCGTCCTGATGGTCGGCATGGCCGGTGCAGTGTTCGGACTTGCGCGGCAGAGCTACCTCACCGAGGCCGTTCCGGTGTACTTCCGCGCCCGTGCGCTCTCGACGCTCGGAGGCGTCACCCGCATCGGTGTCTTTATCGGGCCCTTCGCCGCGGCCCTGGCCATGAGCGCGCGCGGGCTCGACGGCGCGTACTGGGTCGGAGGTGCGGCGAGCCTCGCCGCAGCAGCACTCAGCTGGCGGGTGCCCGAACTCGAGGCGGGCAGGCACGGGCCCGCAGCGCGGACACTGCTCGGCGCCGCTCCACCGTCGGCGCCGACGGTGCGTTCGGTCCTGCGCAGCCACGCACGCATCTTCGCCACCGTGGGGATCGGCGTGCTGCTGATCGCTGCGGTCAGAGCCACGCGCCAGGCGGTGCTGCCGTTGTGGGCGGAGGACATCGGCCTGGACGCGTCCGCCACGGCACTGATCTACGGGCTGTCCGGCGCCATCGACATGCTGATCTTCTACCCCTCCGGCAAGGTCATGGACATCAAGGGCCGCCGCTGGATCGCGGTCCCGTGCATGCTGATCATGGGGACGGCGCTCGCCCTGCTGCCGACGACCGGGGAGGCGGTGGGCCTGCTCCTCGTCGCCCTGCTCATCGGCTTCGGCAACGGCATCGGGTCGGGCATCGTCATGACGCTCGGGGCCGACTTCTCGCCCTCGCCCGGACGCCCGCAGTTCCTCGGGATCTGGCGCCTGCTCACCGACGCGGGGACCATGGGCGGGCCGGCGCTCCTCTCGCTCGTGACCGCCCTGGCGACACTCTCCGTCGGGATCTGGGCGACGGCGGCCCTGGGCTTCCTCGGCGCGGCGGTCCTCTGGTACTGGATCCCGCGCGCCGCTCCGGGGACGGTGGGCGCAGCGGCGCACCGCTGA
- a CDS encoding zinc-dependent alcohol dehydrogenase, whose product MKAMVYRGPYKIRVEEKPMPKIEHPNDAIVRVTTAAICGSDLHLYHGLMPDTRVGTTFGHEFIGVVEEVGPSVQNLTRGDRVMVPFNVYCGSCYFCARGLYSNCHNVNPNATAVGGIYGYSHTTGGYDGGQAEFVRVPFADVGPAIIPDWMDSEDAVLLTDAVATGYFGAQLGDIVEGDTVVVLGAGPVGLYAAKSAWLMGAGRVLVVDHLEYRLEKARTFAHAETFNFAEYDDIVVEMKKTTDFLGADVVIDAVGAEADGNFLQQVTGTKLKLQGGSPIALNWAIDAVRKGGTVSVVGAYGPIFSAVKFGDALNKGLTLRMNQTPVKRQWPRLFDHIRNGYLKPNDIVTHRIPLEEIAEGYHMFSAKLDNCIKTLVIPTPS is encoded by the coding sequence ATGAAAGCCATGGTGTACCGCGGGCCCTACAAGATCCGGGTCGAGGAAAAACCCATGCCGAAGATCGAGCACCCGAACGATGCGATCGTCCGGGTCACGACCGCGGCGATCTGCGGCTCGGACCTGCACCTGTACCACGGGCTGATGCCGGACACCCGGGTGGGCACCACCTTCGGGCACGAGTTCATCGGCGTCGTCGAGGAGGTGGGGCCCTCCGTCCAGAACCTCACGCGCGGCGACCGCGTCATGGTGCCCTTCAACGTCTACTGCGGGTCCTGCTACTTCTGTGCGCGCGGCCTGTACTCGAACTGCCACAACGTCAACCCGAACGCGACGGCGGTGGGCGGCATCTACGGCTACTCCCACACGACCGGCGGCTACGACGGCGGCCAGGCGGAGTTCGTGCGCGTGCCCTTCGCCGACGTGGGGCCGGCGATCATCCCCGACTGGATGGACAGTGAGGACGCGGTGCTCCTCACGGACGCCGTCGCCACCGGGTATTTCGGCGCGCAGCTCGGCGACATCGTCGAGGGCGACACCGTGGTGGTGTTAGGTGCCGGCCCGGTCGGGCTGTACGCCGCGAAATCGGCGTGGCTCATGGGGGCCGGACGCGTTCTCGTCGTCGACCACCTCGAATACCGGCTCGAGAAGGCCCGTACCTTCGCCCACGCCGAGACCTTCAACTTCGCGGAGTACGACGACATCGTGGTCGAGATGAAGAAGACCACCGACTTTCTGGGGGCGGACGTCGTGATCGACGCGGTGGGAGCGGAGGCGGACGGCAACTTCCTCCAGCAGGTGACCGGCACGAAGCTCAAGCTGCAGGGCGGCTCCCCCATCGCCCTGAACTGGGCGATCGATGCCGTGCGCAAGGGCGGGACGGTATCCGTCGTCGGAGCCTATGGCCCGATCTTCAGTGCGGTGAAATTCGGTGATGCGCTCAACAAGGGCCTGACCCTGCGCATGAACCAGACGCCGGTCAAGCGGCAGTGGCCGCGCCTCTTCGACCACATCCGCAACGGGTACCTCAAGCCCAACGACATCGTCACCCACCGGATACCCCTCGAGGAGATCGCGGAGGGCTACCACATGTTCTCGGCGAAGCTCGACAACTGCATCAAGACGCTCGTCATCCCGACCCCCAGCTAG
- a CDS encoding phosphatase PAP2 family protein, with amino-acid sequence MTSQRTPSRQARAARSPLLFVLAALACATALGWTYWAFVRTTTGQFADESAWREAGVAAPDTQLPFLRFLDTLPTISAVLAAAAILFVAFGRRRYAAALTAVAVIAASNLTTQILKNLVFDRPDRGVDTLDFNSLPSGHTTLAASAAAAVFIIATPRWRPLAAAAGGGYSVLAGAATFLNLWHRPADVVAALLVVGAWTLVGGLIIMRTGNTWNTWQGFGAHWASSRGWLVLCWVLGLGGLALSAALYLSVQAAGPPPAPGTAGVPLFFWAGLTCIVGVGFALSASVGWLFAAQARTTTEQTRP; translated from the coding sequence ATGACCTCGCAGCGAACCCCTTCCCGGCAGGCGCGGGCAGCACGCTCGCCGCTGCTGTTCGTGCTGGCCGCCCTCGCCTGCGCGACGGCGCTCGGATGGACCTACTGGGCCTTCGTCCGGACCACCACGGGTCAGTTCGCCGACGAATCCGCGTGGCGCGAGGCAGGAGTCGCAGCGCCGGACACGCAGCTGCCGTTCCTGCGGTTCCTGGACACGCTGCCCACCATCTCGGCGGTCCTCGCGGCCGCCGCCATCCTGTTCGTGGCCTTCGGGCGCAGGCGCTACGCCGCCGCCCTGACGGCCGTCGCCGTCATCGCGGCCTCCAACCTGACGACGCAGATCCTCAAGAACCTCGTCTTCGACCGCCCCGACCGGGGCGTCGACACGCTGGACTTCAATTCATTACCGTCAGGGCATACGACGCTCGCGGCATCCGCCGCTGCCGCCGTCTTCATCATCGCAACTCCCCGCTGGCGCCCCTTAGCCGCAGCGGCGGGCGGGGGCTACTCCGTCCTCGCGGGCGCTGCCACTTTCCTCAACCTGTGGCACCGCCCGGCCGACGTCGTCGCAGCCCTCCTCGTCGTGGGGGCCTGGACGCTGGTCGGAGGCCTGATCATCATGCGCACCGGGAACACGTGGAACACGTGGCAGGGTTTCGGTGCGCACTGGGCGTCCTCGCGCGGCTGGCTCGTCCTCTGCTGGGTGCTCGGGCTCGGCGGCCTGGCGCTGTCCGCCGCCCTCTATCTCTCCGTCCAGGCCGCCGGCCCCCCACCCGCACCCGGGACGGCGGGCGTGCCCCTGTTCTTCTGGGCGGGCCTCACCTGCATCGTCGGCGTCGGCTTCGCCCTCTCGGCCTCCGTCGGCTGGCTCTTCGCGGCCCAGGCGCGGACGACGACCGAGCAGACGCGGCCGTAA